A window from Salvia miltiorrhiza cultivar Shanhuang (shh) chromosome 2, IMPLAD_Smil_shh, whole genome shotgun sequence encodes these proteins:
- the LOC131008952 gene encoding sucrose nonfermenting 4-like protein, translating to MQGNMFGGTNSETNKHGTVVMPTRFVWPYGGRRVLLSGSFTRWQDHVPMSPMEGCPTVFQVIYPLTPGYHQYKFFVDGEWRHDEHQPYVSGNYGVVNTIFLARESDTIPPILGSDTAGRSRMEVDGDPFQPEAISSSSQAEVDLSRDRVSTFLSAHTAYELLPESGKVIALDINLPVKQAFHILYEQGISVAPLWDFCKSQFVGVLSASDFILILRELGNHGSNLTEEELETHTISAWKEGKTHNQQGSGSYLSRLVHAGAYDSLKDVALKLLQSKFSTVPIIHSSSQDGSCPHLLHLASLSGILKCICRHFKYSSSSLPILQKPICSFPLGTWVPKIGETNGKPIAMLRPNALLSAALSLLIQADVSSIPIVDENDSLVDIYCRSDITALAKDRVYAQIHLDDLSVHQAIQLGQDATSPRGFFNGQRCQMCLRSDPLHKVMERLSIPGVRRVIIVEAGSKRVEGIISLSDVFRFLLG from the exons ATGCAAGGAAACATGTTTGGCGGTACGAATAGTGAGACTAACAAGCATGGGACTGTAGTGATGCCTACTCGATTTGTCTGGCCTTATGGGGGAAGAAGAGTGTTGCTTAGTGGCTCTTTCACCAG GTGGCAAGATCATGTTCCTATGTCGCCGATGGAGGGTTGCCCCACCGTATTTCAGGTTATCTACCCGTTGACGCCAGGTTACCACCAG TACAAGTTTTTTGTTGATGGTGAATGGCGCCATGATGAACACCAACCATATGTAAGCGGAAATTATGGAGTGGTGAACACCATTTTCTTAGCCAGGGAATCTGATACGATTCCTCCAATTTTGGGCTCTGATACTGCCGGTAGATCTCGCATGGAAGTTGATGGTGATCCTTTTCAGCCG GAGGCCATTTCAAGTTCATCGCAGGCTGAAGTGGATCTATCTCGTGATCGTGTGTCTACATTTTTGTCCGCACATACTGCTTATGAGTTGCTCCCAGAATCTGGAAAG GTGATCGCCTTGGATATAAATTTACCAGTGAAACAAGCATTTCACATTCTCTATGAACAG GGAATTTCTGTTGCTCCTTTGTGGGACTTCTGCAAGAGTCAGTTTGTTGGAGTTCTCAGTGCATCAGATTTCATTTTGATACTCAGAGAG CTTGGGAATCATGGATCTAACTTGACTGAGGAAGAACTTGAGACACATACAATATCCGCCTGGAAAGAGGGGAAAACACATAATCAACAGGGTTCTGGATCATATTTGAGTCGTCTTGTTCAT GCTGGGGCTTACGATTCTTTGAAGGATGTTGCTCTGAAACTTCTGCAATCTAAATTCTCTACAGTTCCTATTATTCACTCTTCATCACAGGATGGGTCATGTCCTCATCTCCTACACCTCGCTTCCCTTTCTGGAATACTTAAAT GCATATGCCGACATTTCAAGTATTCTTCTAGCTCCTTGCCCATTCTTCAGAAACCAATATGTTCATTTCCTTTGGGTACTTGGGTTCCAAAAATCGGGGAGACTAATGGAAAGCCAATTGCAATGCTAAGACCAAATGCCCTGTTAAGTGCTGCTCTTTCTTTGTTAATCCAAG CTGATGTTAGCTCCATACCTATTGTGGATGAGAATGATTCTTTGGTGGATATATATTGTCGCAG TGATATCACTGCTTTGGCAAAAGATAGAGTGTATGCACAAATTCATCTTGATGACTTGAGTGTCCATCAG GCCATACAACTGGGACAAGATGCAACCTCTCCTCGTGGCTTTTTTAATGGTCAGAGATGTCAGATGTGCTTAAGATCCGATCCTTTGCACAAAGTAATGGAGCGGCTCTCTATTCCTG GGGTGAGAAGAGTCATTATAGTGGAAGCTGGGAGTAAGCGCGTTGAAGGCATCATTTCATTGAGCGATGTGTTCAGATTCTTGCTTGGCTAG
- the LOC131008910 gene encoding PWWP domain-containing protein 1-like, with product MMSLMSSSNDGRVVPPPERGSGAVEEEKSAASTSEIGSAGAFGFGTVASTDEAVRVGGDESDETRFIGIVSDSRVLKMEDEENRLHGSGGGEDKPTSSVCRLHGSSGKSSSRGGKLEHKKNMSAAADYDSILSAFDQFAARGKDEAVGYGFQIGDMVWGKVKSHPWWPGHIYNEALASPSVRRGKHEGHVLVAFFGDSSYGWFDPEELIPFEENFAEKSRQTTSRSFLKAVEEAGDEIARRSSLGLACRCRNDFNFSPSSVEGYFVVDVGDSEAGVYSLGQISKAQDSFRPRDMVSFLQEVALNPMSDQCSSVDFIKQKAAALAVRKMFFEEFDETYAQAFGTQPMRPSRPTAPAAVDPSKAPLRGRLVFAETLGKKNISVKPAKTKGLVEKDKYLSKRQEDSISMKSKKASSSQVGHFPRPLSVDRHYSGIRDPMHQASESCFTDGRHQPISQPASIDIKPSDSSRKLVEGGTKKVKFLKRPAGESIGDNAISVKKKKRKVINPETGESIGDNAISVKKKKKKVINPETGGERRELPRAVSHGAVGTENVSGMPAHVHPTDNSGSEDQKKDAGVGLSSSQSQQAADFAKIELQMLVTDLRAVALNPFHGERKSCPAVIKQVFLKYRSLVYQKSLVLVPPAESEASEGNSSRLPVPAPVPAVAEKIVRPSVRLDDPTKGGKKRDRPDDVQKKKLDATEGVKRKKLDDFSESKRKKMDNSKSLTVEKKIIVQPGDVKDSSAQSRGGVKQESSKRTAAAGQMTRAATPTMLMMKFPAGAALPSIPQLKVKFARFGPLDQSATRVFWKSYTCRLVYQHRIDAQAALKFADGSSNLFGNTNVRCYIREVEDPEPVKPPPKEDTEPPRAAAAAKTASEQSDSVQLKSCLKKPTGDEAGNGGGRSARVKFVLGGEDNNSSLPVPPNENKKNKVASFPEGASSSSPSSSIHSTSKILPKINPQPTNTLTPPFQQPEQGVRPPPPEQGVRPAAAATPADISQQMLSLLTRCSDVVNNLSAAYGCVPYYPL from the exons ATGATGTCGCTCATGAGTTCCAGCAACGACGGCCGCGTGGTACCGCCGCCGGAACGGGGAAGCGGCGCCGTCGAAGAAGAAAAATCCGCCGCTTCAACAAGCGAAATTGGTTCAGCCGGAGCTTTCGGATTCGGCACAGTGGCTTCGACTGACGAAGCTGTTCGAGTTGGCGGTGATGAATCGGATGAAACTAGGTTTATCGGTATTGTGAGTGATTCTAGAGTTTTAAAGATGGAGGATGAGGAAAACAGGTTACACGGCAGCGGGGGAGGAGAAGATAAACCTACTTCTTCCGTTTGTAGATTGCACGGGAGCAGTGGAAAAAGCAGTTCGCGGGGCGGGAAGCTGGAACATAAGAAGAATATGAGTGCGGCTGCGGATTACGATTCTATTTTATCTGCATTCGACCAGTTCGCGGCTAGAGGAAAGGACGAAGCGGTTGGATATGGGTTCCAAATCGGAGATATGGTTTGGGGAAAGGTAAAGTCCCACCCGTGGTGGCCGGGTCACATATACAATGAGGCACTTGCTTCACCGTCTGTCCGGAGAGGCAAGCATGAGGGCCACGTGTTGGTGGCGTTTTTCGGGGACAGCAGCTATGGGTGGTTTGATCCGGAGGAGTTGATTCCGTTTGAGGAGAACTTCGCAGAAAAATCGAGGCAAACTACATCTCGGTCATTCTTAAAGGCGGTGGAGGAAGCTGGAGATGAGATAGCCAGAAGAAGTAGTTTGGGTTTAGCCTGCCGCTGCAGAAATGATTTTAATTTCTCGCCATCTAGTGTAGAGGGATATTTTGTTGTGGATGTGGGCGATTCGGAGGCGGGGGTTTATAGCTTGGGCCAGATAAGTAAAGCGCAGGATAGTTTTCGACCGAGGGACATGGTTTCTTTCCTGCAGGAAGTAGCCTTGAATCCCATGAGTGACCAGTGCTCGTCCGTTGATTTTATCAAGCAGAAGGCAGCAGCTCTAGCTGTTAGAAAGATGTTTTTTGAGGAGTTTGATGAAACTTATGCTCAGGCTTTTGGAACTCAACCGATGCGCCCTTCTCGTCCCACTGCCCCTGCTGCCGTGGATCCATCCAAAG CTCCTTTGAGGGGGCGACTGGTGTTTGCTGAAACTCTTGGTAAGAAGAACATTTCTGTAAAACCTGCGAAAACAAAGGGTCTAGTGGAGAAGGACAAATATCTTTCTAAACGACAAGAGGATTCTATTTCAATGAAGAGCAAGAAAGCAAGTTCAAGCCAGGTGGGTCACTTCCCTCGTCCGCTTTCGGTAGATAGACATTACTCTGGCATAAGAGACCCCATGCACCAGGCATCTGAGTCTTGTTTCACTGATGGTCGACATCAACCTATAAGTCAGCCGGCATCAATTGATATCAAACCTTCTGATAGTTCCAGGAAACTTGTTGAAGGTGGGACCAAAAAAGTTAAGTTTCTCAAGCGTCCTGCTGGGGAATCTATTGGTGACAATGCAATCAgtgtaaagaaaaagaaaaggaaggtAATTAACCCTGAAACTGGGGAATCTATTGGTGACAATGCAATCAGtgtaaagaaaaagaagaagaaggtaaTTAACCCTGAAACTGGTGGGGAACGTAGGGAGTTACCTCGTGCAGTCAGTCACGGTGCAGTAGGTACAGAGAATGTCTCAGGAATGCCGGCCCATGTTCATCCCACTGATAATAGTGGGTCGGAAGACCAGAAAAAAGATGCAGGTGTGGGCTTATCATCATCCCAATCACAACAAGCAGCTGACTTTGCAAAAATAGAGCTTCAAATGTTAGTGACGGATCTACGCGCTGTTGCTCTCAATCCCTTTCATGGAGAGCGGAAGAGTTGCCCAGCTGTTATCAAGCAGGTTTTCCTAAAATACCGATCCCTCGTGTACCAGAAGAGCTTGGTTTTAGTCCCACCAGCTGAGAGTGAAGCAAGTGAAGGTAATTCCAGTAGATTACCCGTGCCCGCACCTGTGCCTGCTGTTGCTGAGAAGATTGTGAGACCTTCAGTCAGACTTGATGATCCAACCAAAGGCGGAAAGAAACGCGATCGTCCGGATGATGTCCAGAAAAAGAAGCTCGATGCCACGGAAGGTGTAAAAAGAAAGAAGTTGGATGATTTTTCGGAGTCTAAGAGAAAGAAGATGGATAACTCTAAATCATTGACAGTGGAAAAAAAGATAATTGTCCAGCCTGGGGATGTGAAAGATTCTTCAGCGCAATCAAGAGGCGGCGTAAAACAAGAGTCAAGCAAAAGGACCGCAGCTGCAGGGCAGATGACGAGAGCTGCGACTCCAACTATGCTCATGATGAAGTTTCCAGCCGGTGCAGCACTCCCATCCATCCCCCAGCTGAAGGTGAAATTCGCTCGCTTTGGGCCTCTGGACCAGTCGGCTACGAGAGTTTTCTGGAAATCGTACACGTGCCGCCTGGTCTACCAACACAGGATAGATGCACAAGCTGCTCTCAAGTTTGCTGATGGGAGCAGCAACTTGTTCGGGAACACGAATGTACGATGCTACATCCGGGAAGTGGAAGATCCAGAACCAGTCAAGCCTCCTCCAAAGGAAGATACTGAGCCGCCGagggcagcagcagcagcgaaaACTGCTTCCGAGCAGTCGGATTCCGTGCAGCTCAAGTCATGCCTGAAGAAGCCCACTGGAGACGAGGCCGGGAATGGCGGTGGTAGAAGCGCCCGAGTTAAGTTCGTGTTGGGAGGGGAGGACAACAACAGCAGTCTCCCAGTCCCACCaaatgaaaataagaaaaacaagGTTGCTAGTTTTCCCGAGggtgcttcttcttcttctccttcttcttctatACATTCAACTAGTAAGATTTTGCCCAAAATTAATCCTCAGCCCACCAACACTCTTACACCTCCCTTCCAACAGCCGGAGCAAGGAGTTagaccgccgccgccggagcAAGGAGTTAGACCGGCGGCGGCCGCCACGCCGGCTGATATCTCGCAACAGATGCTTAGTCTACTAACGAGATGCAGCGATGTGGTTAATAATTTGAGCGCTGCATACGGCTGTGTGCCCTACTATCCTCTttaa
- the LOC131009017 gene encoding protein SRC2 homolog: MEYRRLNITVLSAQGLKDVNHFSKMDVYADVSIAGYPQSRQRTPIDKNSGTSPKWNHRMEFIVDEPYLTKPGLSLLFQIRTQSTFGPDKDIGSVTVPVHDLFTPASASADRTLDYQVVTPSGKPKGTLKFSYKFGEKFTHQPETKRAAEPVTAYPPPQYAYPPAQHPAGYGYGQGYPAAPPAGYGYGQGHAAAPPAGYGYAPAYAQPQRPKKNKMGMGGGLGLGLGAGLLGGLLVGDMASDIGESAAYADGYGDAMGDMGDFDF, translated from the coding sequence ATGGAGTACCGCCGGTTGAACATCACCGTCCTCTCTGCCCAGGGGCTGAAGGACGTCAACCACTTCTCGAAGATGGACGTCTACGCCGACGTCTCCATCGCCGGCTACCCCCAATCCCGCCAGCGCACCCCCATCGACAAGAACTCCGGCACTTCCCCCAAATGGAACCACCGCATGGAGTTCATCGTCGACGAGCCCTACCTCACCAAGCCCGGCCTCTCCCTCCTCTTTCAGATCCGGACTCAGAGCACCTTCGGCCCCGACAAGGACATCGGCTCAGTCACCGTCCCCGTCCACGACCTCTTCACCCCGGCATCCGCCTCCGCCGACCGAACCCTAGATTATCAGGTCGTCACCCCCTCCGGCAAGCCCAAGGGCACCCTAAAATTCTCCTACAAATTTGGGGAAAAATTCACACACCAACCGGAGACAAAGCGCGCCGCCGAGCCGGTCACGGCGTACCCGCCGCCGCAGTATGCTTACCCGCCCGCTCAGCATCCGGCGGGGTACGGGTACGGGCAAGGATACCCGGCGGCTCCCCCCGCGGGGTACGGGTACGGGCAAGGGCACGCGGCGGCTCCCCCGGCGGGGTACGGGTACGCTCCGGCGTACGCGCAGCCGCAGAGGCCGAAGAAGAATAAGATGGGAATGGGCGGCGGATTAGGGTTGGGATTGGGGGCGGGATTATTGGGAGGATTGCTGGTGGGAGATATGGCGTCGGATATTGGGGAATCGGCGGCCTATGCTGATGGCTATGGTGATGCCATGGGCGACATGGGTGATTTTGATTTCTAG
- the LOC131009013 gene encoding uncharacterized protein LOC131009013, whose amino-acid sequence MMLRSASTPSLVSSFMERPAGAGVSPHRTSSQVSCNIGHAPGFAEIRSRRAQSAGNLEEILFNIAFHAGGDAATLSRQSSKRINALEAIPSFHSSDDGAAEAEEEEDEYEYEYAGGVRGLNGFCDVGFPGEGKMYLAAGIGVNAVAFLEEAGFGGGGGGYNRTADGYRDGGDNRGRGLSVENHFKNMLLQWPGNPLVLRNYAHFLYQRKGDLLGAEEYYSRAILADPEDGETLCEYGKLIWELHRDTERAKSYFERAIMASSTQNCNVSASYASFLWDLDDEDEDAAAQSQTNPPPTPLLLQC is encoded by the exons ATGATGCTAAGGAGCGCTTCCACGCCGTCTCTTGTTTCGTCCTTCATGGAGAGGCCCGCCGGTGCCGGCGTCAGCCCCCACCGCACCTCCAGCCAAGTATCATGCAACATCGGCCACGCGCCGGGATTCGCGGAGATCCGATCGCGGCGAGCTCAATCTGCCGGCAACTTGGAAGAGATATTGTTCAACATCGCCTTCCACGCCGGCGGCGACGCCGCCACCCTCTCCCGCCAATCGTCCAAGAGGATCAACGCGCTGGAGGCCATCCCGTCGTTTCATTCCAGCGACGATggggcggcggaggcggaggaggaggaagacgaaTACGAATACGAATACGCCGGCGGCGTGCGGGGATTGAACGGATTTTGTGATGTGGGATTTCCCGGTGAGGGGAAGATGTACCTCGCGGCGGGGATTGGGGTGAATGCCGTGGCGTTTCTTGAGGAGGCCGGattcggcggcggcggagggggTTATAATAGGACTGCTGATGGGTACAGGGACGGCGGCGACAACCGTGGACGGGGGCTCAGCGTGGAGAATCACTTCAAGAATATGCTGTTGCAGTGGCCGGGGAATCCATTGGTTCTCAGAAATTATGCTCATTTCTTGTACCAG CGGAAGGGAGATCTGTTGGGAGCCGAGGAATATTATTCCCGAGCGATTTTGGCAGACCCTGAAGATGGCGAGACTCTGTGTGAATATGGTAAGTTGATTTGGGAGCTGCATCGCGACACTGAGAGAGCCAAATCCTATTTTGAGAGAGCAATCATGGCTTCATCTACTCAAAATTG CAACGTAAGTGCATCATATGCGAGTTTCCTGTGGGATCTAGACGATGAAGACGAGGATGCTGCTGCACAGTCACAGACCAATCCCCCTCCTACTCCACTCTTGTTACAGTGTTAA
- the LOC131008991 gene encoding CAX-interacting protein 4-like — protein MPATAGRVRMPANNRVHSSAALQTHGIWQSAIGYDPYAPNKEEKSNASAQKSAAASEGEQENAYASFQGLLALARITGSNADEARGSCKKCGRVGHLTFQCRNFLSAKSDDDKASKDNDAIQAAVLSGLEKLKGEKLKARAAAGESEESSEEESESSDTDYDSEMERAVAQKFGRKASASGGKLRSSKSRKRSDSDELDNDDGSESDARERKKKEKRERGRSKNRKSAKRRYSDSDDEDSSRKKRRKEKRRKRDDDDSSDEEEEEDKRRRRRKSKKERRRRRSHRHGNDYSSDDSVKQRHKRRSRRADSASGSGDSESDGCRVGRDKKRSDKRSRHHRRRED, from the coding sequence ATGCCGGCGACCGCGGGGAGGGTTCGCATGCCGGCGAACAACCGGGTGCACAGCAGCGCCGCCCTACAGACCCACGGCATATGGCAGAGTGCAATTGGGTACGATCCCTACGCGCCCAACAAAGAAGAGAAGAGCAACGCCTCCGCTCAGAAGAGCGCCGCCGCCTCGGAAGGCGAACAGGAAAACGCGTATGCTAGTTTTCAGGGTTTACTCGCTCTTGCTCGCATCACGGGATCGAATGCCGACGAGGCTCGTGGCTCCTGCAAGAAGTGCGGGAGGGTTGGGCATCTCACGTTCCAGTGTAGGAATTTCTTGAGTGCTAAGAGCGATGACGACAAGGCGAGCAAGGATAACGATGCCATCCAAGCCGCGGTTCTGTCTGGATTGGAGAAGCTGAAAGGTGAGAAACTGAAGGCGCGCGCAGCAGCAGGGGAGAGTGAGGAGAGCAGCGAGGAGGAGAGCGAGAGCTCGGATACGGACTATGATTCGGAGATGGAGCGTGCTGTAGCCCAGAAGTTCGGGAGAAAAGCTAGTGCTAGTGGTGGGAAGTTGAGGAGCAGCAAGAGTAGGAAGAGGAGCGATAGTGATGAGCTCGACAACGATGATGGGTCGGAGAGTGATGCTAGggagagaaagaagaaggagaagagagagagagggagatcaAAGAACAGGAAGAGCGCGAAGAGAAGGTACAGCGACTCTGATGATGAGGATTCGAGCAGAAAAAAGAGGAGGAAGGAGAAAAGGAGGAAGAGGGATGATGATGATTCCTCcgatgaggaggaggaggaagacaagcggaggaggaggaggaagagtaagaaggagaggaggaggaggaggagccaCCGCCATGGGAATGATTATTCCTCTGATGATTCTGTGAAGCAGCGCCATAAGCGGAGGAGTCGCAGGGCGGACTCAGCATCCGGCTCCGGTGACAGTGAATCGGATGGTTGTCGAGTGGGAAGGGACAAGAAGCGGTCTGATAAGAGGAGCAGGCATCATCGCCGTCGAGAGGACTAG